The Desulfoscipio gibsoniae DSM 7213 genome contains a region encoding:
- the istB gene encoding IS21-like element helper ATPase IstB, producing the protein MDSYIENTMSLLKTVNLHHAAQALNELIEQSIEQSQTREKFLEQILLKEIQGRENRKLEKRLKQACFPEYKTLDEFNLEEQQTLSRQQFNQLKELSWLEKGFNLIFLGAPGVGKSHISVGLGIEAINTGYKVRFITMADLIHTLKTQEITTASRNSIKRIVSSDLVIIDDLMFMAMEKNEANLFFQLVNKLYGQTSIIITSNKGPEDWGELLGDPAHYNSNIGQACA; encoded by the coding sequence TTGGACAGTTATATAGAAAATACAATGAGTCTGTTGAAAACAGTTAACCTGCATCATGCTGCACAAGCCTTAAATGAACTAATCGAACAATCCATTGAACAATCCCAAACGCGCGAAAAATTTCTGGAACAAATACTGCTAAAAGAAATTCAAGGCCGTGAAAATAGGAAACTTGAAAAAAGGCTGAAACAAGCTTGTTTCCCGGAATATAAAACATTAGATGAATTTAACCTGGAAGAACAGCAGACACTCAGCCGGCAGCAATTTAATCAGCTCAAAGAGCTATCCTGGCTGGAAAAAGGCTTTAACCTAATATTTTTAGGGGCTCCCGGTGTCGGGAAGTCGCATATTTCGGTCGGTTTAGGAATAGAAGCCATAAACACTGGTTATAAAGTAAGATTTATAACCATGGCAGATTTAATACACACGCTAAAAACCCAAGAAATCACAACTGCATCCCGAAACAGCATCAAACGGATAGTTAGTTCTGACTTGGTTATCATTGACGATCTGATGTTTATGGCGATGGAAAAAAATGAAGCCAACCTCTTTTTTCAATTAGTGAACAAGCTCTACGGACAAACCTCTATAATAATCACGTCAAACAAAGGACCGGAAGACTGGGGAGAGCTTCTTGGGGACCCAGCCCATTACAACAGCAATATTGGACAGGCTTGTGCATAA
- the istA gene encoding IS21 family transposase encodes MKTEEGWGMYIDIHRLKQQGFSKTKIAKMLGISRPTVIKYLKMSAKEFEKEMLSKRQRTKKPDIYREKIITWIQQNPDMTAAQIFDWLEERYQKIAFNEATLRNYVRSIREEYDIPKVPVRRQYEAVEDPPPGKQMQVDFGEKKVINTEGNIVTLYVMCFVLSHSRYKYCQWQGRPFNTKDIIEIHENAFDYFGGYPQEAVYDQDHLILVSENHGELIYTREFASYLQKRKFSVYMCRKADPESKGRVEKVVDFVKNNFASHRVFHGIDRWNEDCIKWLKRRGNGKVHATTRKIPAEVFFKEKKYLQLVTEKINSKSRTLSITYQVRKDNTVPIQGNRYTVPRGTYKGPNTYVGVTKIGNKHLIIFDLETEKELAKFEIPDTKGNLVRNNNHSRDKSQKINTLMKKVAEKFLDSQKAQAFLEEIHKEKPRYIRDQLKLIEASLESADRIAIDKALDFCVSYRLNSAVDFRDAVKHYAILTQEKNTSQPPITGLTETASVKIGIKPRIRDISEYVKIMSENHGG; translated from the coding sequence TTGAAAACTGAAGAAGGTTGGGGAATGTATATTGATATTCATCGATTAAAACAACAGGGATTCAGCAAAACAAAAATTGCAAAGATGCTCGGAATCAGCAGACCCACAGTCATAAAATATCTAAAAATGAGTGCAAAAGAATTTGAGAAAGAAATGCTATCTAAGCGACAACGAACGAAAAAACCGGATATTTACCGAGAAAAAATCATAACCTGGATCCAACAAAACCCTGATATGACAGCTGCTCAGATATTCGATTGGCTGGAAGAAAGATACCAAAAGATAGCATTTAACGAAGCCACCTTACGAAATTACGTCCGTTCAATCAGGGAAGAATACGACATACCCAAAGTGCCCGTTCGTAGGCAATATGAAGCAGTCGAAGATCCTCCCCCGGGCAAGCAAATGCAAGTAGATTTTGGAGAAAAGAAAGTCATAAACACCGAAGGGAACATTGTTACACTGTACGTAATGTGTTTCGTCCTCTCCCACTCCAGGTATAAATACTGCCAATGGCAGGGCCGTCCGTTTAATACAAAAGATATCATAGAGATTCATGAAAATGCATTTGACTATTTCGGTGGATATCCCCAAGAAGCTGTGTATGATCAAGATCACCTTATACTTGTCAGTGAAAACCACGGTGAGTTAATTTATACCAGAGAATTTGCTTCGTATCTGCAAAAGCGGAAGTTTTCAGTTTACATGTGCCGTAAAGCAGATCCTGAAAGTAAAGGGCGGGTCGAAAAGGTGGTAGATTTCGTTAAAAATAATTTTGCCAGTCACAGAGTATTCCATGGAATAGACCGCTGGAACGAAGACTGCATAAAATGGCTAAAAAGGAGGGGAAATGGCAAAGTACATGCGACAACAAGAAAAATACCGGCCGAAGTATTTTTTAAAGAGAAAAAATACTTACAGCTGGTCACAGAAAAAATAAATTCCAAATCTCGTACGCTCAGTATAACGTATCAGGTTAGAAAAGACAATACCGTTCCTATTCAAGGGAACCGGTATACCGTGCCACGGGGCACATACAAGGGTCCCAACACCTATGTGGGTGTGACAAAGATCGGGAATAAACACCTTATCATTTTTGATTTAGAAACCGAAAAAGAACTGGCCAAATTCGAAATACCGGATACCAAAGGAAACCTGGTCAGAAATAACAATCACTCACGGGATAAAAGCCAAAAGATCAACACCTTAATGAAAAAAGTTGCCGAAAAGTTTTTAGATAGTCAGAAGGCACAGGCTTTTTTGGAAGAAATTCATAAAGAAAAACCCCGGTATATCCGTGATCAACTTAAGCTTATTGAAGCCTCGCTAGAATCTGCAGACCGGATTGCCATTGATAAAGCGCTGGATTTTTGTGTGAGTTATCGACTAAACAGCGCGGTGGATTTTCGGGATGCAGTCAAACACTACGCTATCCTGACCCAAGAAAAGAATACTTCACAACCCCCAATTACGGGACTGACCGAGACGGCTTCAGTCAAAATAGGGATAAAGCCCAGGATACGGGATATATCGGAATACGTCAAGATAATGAGCGAAAACCACGGAGGATAA
- a CDS encoding SIR2 family protein, producing the protein MSSDLTLFSSPELKDIVQDMRDLLSQSHLAFLLGAGCSKKAGLPLMPQLTDEVLRHDKIGVVTKKLLDKVRELFSGAENATIEDYMSEIVDLLSIAERRSRRGATQSKVSVGGQEKDAIELQNALDEIKQAVSSAIGDKEVDVTTHQQFVRAIHTSLQAGKAGRGIDYFILNYDTLIEDALGLERVNYFDGFSGAATGWWEPSTFNIKPHVKVTRVFKIHGSIDWCLLEGDTLPRRIRSGIKTESAKNHILIYPAATKYQETQRDPFAQMLHHMRQSLCPSEGKERVLAICGYSFGDPHIDLEIENALYKSDGRLTVAAFMSTDEPEGKLSNWLGDSAISEQIRVYANKGFFHGDKTLKLDNDTPWWKFEILARLLGGER; encoded by the coding sequence ATGAGTAGCGATCTAACATTATTCTCTTCGCCTGAATTAAAGGATATAGTTCAAGACATGAGAGACTTACTCTCGCAGAGTCATCTAGCGTTTTTGTTGGGAGCAGGATGCAGCAAGAAGGCCGGGCTTCCGCTAATGCCCCAACTCACAGATGAAGTTCTAAGACATGACAAGATTGGTGTGGTAACTAAAAAGCTCCTCGATAAAGTTCGTGAGTTATTTTCTGGAGCAGAAAACGCTACAATCGAAGACTATATGAGTGAGATCGTTGATCTCCTATCAATTGCTGAGAGAAGATCGCGGCGTGGAGCTACGCAGTCCAAGGTCTCCGTAGGGGGGCAAGAGAAAGACGCAATTGAACTTCAGAATGCGCTTGATGAAATAAAACAAGCGGTATCATCTGCTATTGGTGATAAGGAAGTTGATGTTACAACGCATCAACAATTCGTCAGAGCAATCCATACTTCACTACAGGCGGGTAAGGCTGGTAGAGGTATCGATTACTTTATCCTCAACTATGACACATTAATTGAAGACGCGCTTGGCCTTGAACGAGTTAACTATTTCGATGGCTTTTCTGGTGCAGCAACCGGTTGGTGGGAACCGAGCACGTTTAACATTAAGCCTCACGTAAAAGTTACACGAGTGTTCAAAATTCATGGATCTATTGACTGGTGTTTGCTAGAAGGTGATACCCTACCGAGACGTATTCGCTCAGGAATCAAGACTGAATCCGCCAAAAATCATATTCTAATTTACCCCGCCGCGACAAAATATCAGGAAACACAGCGTGATCCGTTCGCTCAAATGCTTCACCATATGCGTCAAAGTCTTTGCCCTAGCGAAGGAAAGGAAAGGGTTCTGGCAATTTGCGGATACAGTTTTGGTGACCCACATATTGACCTGGAAATTGAAAACGCCTTGTACAAATCAGATGGTCGCCTCACAGTAGCGGCTTTTATGAGTACGGATGAGCCGGAAGGGAAATTAAGCAACTGGCTAGGCGATTCCGCTATTTCAGAACAGATTCGGGTTTACGCCAACAAGGGTTTTTTTCATGGTGATAAGACTCTTAAGTTGGATAATGATACCCCTTGGTGGAAATTCGAGATACTGGCAAGGCTATTGGGAGGGGAACGATGA
- a CDS encoding tyrosine-type recombinase/integrase: MDKLKGFAKYLQEQGKSQNTINGYVLDMRQYLKWFAESFGKECSELYRQNVLEYKSFLLNIRNQNAKTINHKLSSLSKYNQYLIAKNIQQSLVITKDDMVSVQLEYASPTKVAEIDVRRFIQTILEAKNKRDYAIVVLLAYAGLRISEALAVKMADLNLRFGELLIKNGKGEKQRTVILNSKIINAVKEYLNERDNYKTAVYSSYLFVSKKRGQLDRTVVNRIFKKHNLGQNEITPHQLRHFFCTNAIEKGFSIHELTSQVGHSSVNTTLLYTNPDKLKLKNKMELL, from the coding sequence TTGGATAAGCTAAAAGGCTTTGCCAAATATTTGCAAGAGCAGGGTAAAAGTCAAAATACAATAAATGGATATGTTTTAGATATGCGGCAATATCTAAAGTGGTTCGCGGAATCGTTTGGCAAAGAATGTAGCGAGTTGTACCGTCAAAATGTTTTGGAGTATAAAAGTTTCCTATTAAATATACGAAATCAGAACGCTAAAACCATTAACCATAAACTCAGTAGTCTTTCAAAATATAACCAATATCTTATTGCTAAAAATATTCAGCAGAGTTTAGTAATAACTAAAGACGATATGGTCAGTGTGCAGCTAGAGTATGCATCACCAACAAAAGTAGCTGAAATTGATGTGCGGAGATTCATTCAAACCATTTTGGAAGCTAAAAATAAGAGGGACTATGCTATTGTGGTACTTCTGGCCTATGCAGGTCTACGTATATCCGAGGCCCTCGCGGTCAAGATGGCTGATCTGAATTTGCGGTTTGGGGAACTGCTCATTAAAAATGGCAAAGGGGAAAAGCAGAGGACTGTTATTTTAAACAGTAAAATTATAAATGCTGTTAAGGAATATCTCAATGAACGTGATAATTATAAAACTGCTGTCTATTCATCCTATTTGTTTGTTAGTAAAAAGCGAGGTCAGCTTGACCGGACAGTGGTAAATAGGATATTTAAAAAACACAATTTGGGTCAAAATGAAATTACGCCTCACCAGTTGCGTCACTTTTTCTGTACCAATGCGATTGAGAAGGGCTTTTCCATCCATGAGTTAACCAGCCAGGTCGGCCATTCTTCTGTTAACACTACCTTACTATATACAAATCCTGATAAATTAAAATTGAAGAACAAAATGGAGTTACTATGA
- a CDS encoding iron-containing alcohol dehydrogenase — MENTHNFYMPNTNLAGVGAIKDLPNELMPLKLNKALIVTDKNMISLGYVENVEKILKALFISYDIFDGVMHTNPTVSFVEDGLKYFPNKLNILKRDYDFLISIGGGTNHDCAKAIATVVTNGGAIEDYEGWNKVTKTMLPTICINTTGGSGAEVTMFAIIKDNTRKVKMTIGSPMMLPSISVNDPLFMITMPKELTAGTGIDVITQAIESYICTEASPITDALALKALKVAWKYLPRAYENGNDMEAREKMMFANMMAGMTLNNAGLGYVHALSHQLGGFYNGYHGNYNANLLPYVLEFNAVSVPEERIFKIAEAMDIQARSKSQCVDKIMTALKKLFSDLETPSGLKEMGVQEDDIEQLSQNALKDIIVLVNPRQGTVEDIMNIFKAAM, encoded by the coding sequence TTGGAAAACACTCATAATTTTTATATGCCAAATACTAATCTTGCGGGAGTTGGCGCAATAAAAGATCTGCCAAACGAGTTAATGCCCTTGAAACTCAACAAAGCATTAATTGTTACTGATAAAAATATGATAAGTTTGGGCTATGTTGAAAACGTAGAGAAAATTTTAAAAGCTTTGTTTATTTCATATGACATATTTGATGGAGTTATGCATACAAACCCCACAGTTTCTTTTGTAGAGGACGGATTAAAGTACTTCCCCAATAAACTGAATATACTTAAAAGAGACTATGATTTTCTGATCTCTATTGGCGGCGGAACAAATCATGACTGCGCAAAAGCGATAGCCACTGTTGTTACTAACGGTGGTGCAATCGAAGACTACGAAGGATGGAATAAGGTCACCAAAACTATGCTTCCAACAATATGCATTAATACTACCGGAGGATCAGGCGCTGAAGTAACAATGTTTGCGATCATAAAAGATAATACCAGAAAAGTGAAAATGACCATCGGATCACCTATGATGTTGCCTTCCATATCTGTTAATGATCCTTTATTTATGATCACCATGCCCAAAGAATTAACTGCCGGTACCGGAATCGACGTTATCACACAGGCCATTGAATCTTATATATGCACCGAAGCTTCTCCCATAACCGATGCCTTAGCACTTAAAGCTTTAAAAGTTGCTTGGAAATATCTTCCCCGAGCATATGAGAACGGTAATGATATGGAAGCACGAGAAAAGATGATGTTCGCTAATATGATGGCAGGGATGACCTTAAATAATGCCGGTCTGGGATATGTCCATGCGCTGTCCCATCAGTTAGGCGGATTCTATAATGGCTATCATGGTAATTATAATGCTAATTTGCTGCCGTATGTACTGGAGTTTAATGCCGTTTCGGTACCTGAAGAAAGGATATTCAAAATAGCTGAAGCAATGGATATACAAGCAAGAAGCAAATCTCAATGTGTTGATAAAATTATGACTGCATTAAAAAAATTATTTTCTGATCTTGAAACGCCAAGCGGTTTAAAAGAAATGGGAGTACAGGAGGACGATATTGAACAGCTCTCTCAGAATGCATTAAAAGATATAATTGTTTTAGTCAATCCACGACAGGGGACAGTTGAAGATATTATGAATATTTTTAAAGCGGCTATGTAA